The Thiohalomonas denitrificans genome contains a region encoding:
- the tusB gene encoding sulfurtransferase complex subunit TusB: MLHTVNKSPFEKNSLDTCLAHAKEGSAILLIEDGVYGATKGTAVSEKVQEAMSKFTVYALEPDVKLRGVANKVMDGVKLVDYAGFVDLAVENDKVQAWL, translated from the coding sequence ATGTTACATACCGTCAACAAGTCGCCGTTCGAGAAGAACAGTCTGGACACCTGCCTGGCTCACGCCAAAGAAGGTAGCGCCATTCTGCTGATCGAGGACGGCGTGTACGGCGCCACGAAAGGCACTGCCGTATCCGAAAAAGTGCAGGAAGCAATGAGCAAGTTCACCGTTTATGCCCTTGAGCCCGACGTCAAACTGCGTGGCGTTGCCAACAAGGTGATGGACGGCGTGAAATTGGTGGATTACGCGGGTTTTGTCGACCTTGCCGTCGAGAACGACAAGGTACAGGCCTGGCTGTAA
- a CDS encoding histone deacetylase family protein yields the protein MATAYITHPDCLLHNMGDIHPEAAIRLQAIQDHLIATGLMELLHPVDAPNVTREQLERVHLPSYIDELEAIHPEGALVQLDPDTAMNEYTLAAARRAAGAVIKGTEMVIAGKVENAFCAVRPPGHHAEPGRAMGFCFFNNVAVGVAHALQALGLKRVAIVDFDVHHGNGTETIFREDERVLMASSFQHPFYPWTAIVERPNRIHVPLAAGSNGAAFREAIETSWFPALEEFAPEMIFISAGFDGHAREELGQLRLTEADFGWVTEGIVEVAHRHAGGRVVSVLEGGYVPDALARSVGHHLRALMGLND from the coding sequence ATGGCTACTGCCTATATCACTCACCCCGACTGCCTACTGCACAACATGGGCGATATCCATCCGGAAGCAGCCATTCGTCTGCAGGCGATTCAGGATCATCTGATTGCCACCGGACTGATGGAACTCCTGCATCCGGTCGATGCACCGAATGTCACCCGCGAACAGCTGGAGCGGGTCCATCTCCCCTCCTACATCGATGAACTGGAGGCCATTCACCCTGAGGGAGCTCTGGTGCAGCTCGATCCGGACACCGCCATGAACGAATACACACTGGCAGCGGCCCGGCGTGCGGCGGGTGCCGTGATCAAAGGGACCGAGATGGTGATTGCCGGCAAAGTGGAAAACGCCTTTTGCGCCGTCCGGCCGCCGGGCCACCACGCAGAACCGGGAAGGGCAATGGGATTCTGCTTTTTCAACAATGTGGCCGTAGGAGTAGCCCACGCACTGCAGGCGCTCGGACTGAAGCGGGTCGCTATCGTGGATTTCGATGTCCACCACGGTAACGGGACCGAAACGATATTCAGGGAAGACGAACGGGTCCTGATGGCATCATCGTTTCAGCATCCGTTTTACCCCTGGACGGCGATCGTCGAACGCCCCAACAGGATTCATGTCCCCCTTGCTGCGGGCAGTAACGGCGCTGCTTTTCGTGAAGCTATTGAAACCAGCTGGTTTCCGGCCCTTGAGGAGTTTGCACCGGAGATGATTTTCATCTCCGCCGGATTCGACGGCCATGCCCGGGAAGAGCTCGGCCAGCTGCGACTGACCGAGGCCGACTTTGGCTGGGTGACCGAGGGAATCGTGGAAGTGGCGCACCGTCATGCCGGTGGCCGGGTGGTTTCGGTGCTGGAAGGCGGCTATGTACCGGATGCACTGGCCCGAAGCGTAGGGCATCACCTCAGGGCCTTGATGGGACTGAACGACTGA
- a CDS encoding TusE/DsrC/DsvC family sulfur relay protein, which yields MPYEVNGTTVESDANGYLTDINAWNEEVGKAIAAAEGVEMTEKSWDVVNYLRDEYINNGGNQPNDRNIVKAMSEKWGEKLSSKDIYTLFPMQPSKQAAKIGGLPESRRKGGY from the coding sequence ATGCCTTATGAAGTCAACGGTACCACGGTTGAGTCCGACGCCAACGGCTACCTGACCGACATCAATGCCTGGAATGAAGAGGTTGGCAAGGCCATCGCCGCTGCCGAAGGCGTGGAGATGACCGAAAAGTCCTGGGATGTCGTCAATTATCTGCGCGACGAGTACATCAATAATGGCGGCAACCAGCCCAACGATCGCAACATCGTCAAGGCCATGTCGGAAAAATGGGGCGAGAAGCTTTCCTCCAAGGATATCTATACCCTGTTCCCCATGCAGCCCTCCAAGCAGGCCGCGAAGATTGGCGGTCTCCCCGAGAGTCGGCGCAAGGGCGGTTACTAA
- the dsrA gene encoding dissimilatory-type sulfite reductase subunit alpha, giving the protein MAKKLQDTPMLDQLESGPWPSFITGLKRLANDGKEYSDMVVDLLGQLETSYQTKKGYWKGGTVGVIGYGGGVIPRFTELLDESKKPMFPAAAEFHTLRIMPPPGMHYDTATIRKFCDIWEQYGSGLIAFHGQSGDIMFQGCTTDNVQPAFDALNEMGFDLGGAGPAVRTGMSCVGAARCEHSCTDEGRAMRMLVNAFLDDMHRPALPYKFKFKVSGCGNDCMNSIQRADMSMIGTWRDDMKVDQGEFKNYVETKGRKWIVDNVITRCPTQALSLNEDDTLDVKNSDCVRCMHCINVLTKALSPGDDKGISILVGGKRTLKIGDLMGTVIVPFMKLDTDEDYEKLEELAGEMIDFFAENALEHERTGEMIERIGLINFLEGIGLDVDPNMVTQPRSNPYIRMDGWDEEAKKWFERKAG; this is encoded by the coding sequence ATGGCGAAAAAATTGCAAGATACACCGATGCTCGACCAGCTGGAAAGCGGTCCATGGCCGAGCTTCATCACCGGACTGAAACGTCTGGCGAATGACGGTAAGGAATACTCCGATATGGTCGTCGACCTGCTCGGACAGCTGGAAACCTCCTACCAGACCAAAAAAGGTTACTGGAAGGGCGGTACCGTCGGTGTAATCGGTTATGGCGGCGGCGTTATCCCCCGCTTCACCGAATTGCTGGACGAAAGCAAAAAACCGATGTTCCCGGCCGCGGCCGAGTTCCATACCCTGCGTATCATGCCGCCCCCGGGCATGCACTATGATACCGCCACGATTCGCAAGTTCTGCGACATCTGGGAGCAGTACGGCTCCGGCCTTATCGCCTTCCACGGCCAGTCCGGCGACATCATGTTCCAGGGCTGCACCACCGATAACGTCCAGCCCGCCTTCGACGCACTCAACGAAATGGGCTTCGATCTGGGCGGTGCCGGTCCGGCTGTCCGTACCGGTATGTCCTGCGTCGGCGCCGCACGTTGCGAGCACTCCTGCACTGATGAAGGCCGTGCCATGCGCATGCTGGTCAACGCCTTCCTGGACGACATGCATCGTCCAGCTCTGCCCTACAAGTTCAAGTTCAAGGTCTCCGGTTGCGGTAACGACTGCATGAACTCCATTCAGCGTGCCGACATGTCCATGATCGGTACCTGGCGCGATGACATGAAAGTCGACCAGGGCGAGTTCAAGAACTATGTCGAGACCAAGGGTCGCAAGTGGATCGTCGACAACGTCATCACCCGTTGCCCCACCCAGGCGCTGTCCCTGAACGAAGACGACACCCTCGATGTCAAGAACTCGGACTGCGTTCGTTGCATGCACTGCATCAACGTCCTCACCAAGGCGCTCTCTCCCGGTGACGACAAAGGCATCAGCATCCTGGTCGGCGGCAAGCGTACCCTGAAGATCGGTGATCTGATGGGCACCGTTATCGTGCCGTTCATGAAGCTCGATACCGACGAAGATTACGAGAAGCTGGAAGAACTGGCCGGAGAGATGATCGACTTCTTCGCCGAAAACGCTCTGGAGCACGAGCGTACCGGTGAAATGATTGAGCGTATCGGCCTGATCAACTTCCTCGAAGGCATCGGTCTCGATGTCGATCCGAACATGGTTACCCAGCCGCGTTCGAACCCGTACATCCGCATGGATGGCTGGGACGAGGAAGCCAAAAAATGGTTCGAGCGTAAGGCCGGCTGA
- a CDS encoding Hsp20/alpha crystallin family protein, producing the protein MAGIISGGNGDGGIQLGPAYPPLDIIDRGDVLIVRALVPGFPRKCLDISVDVQHLFLRGRRPMKQESGAYLSHERALGNFERTVALPVPVDADHTHAHLENGVLELTLPKLEPARPLRVEVH; encoded by the coding sequence ATGGCGGGGATAATCTCAGGGGGAAACGGCGACGGCGGCATCCAGCTCGGGCCGGCCTATCCACCGCTGGATATCATCGATCGGGGAGATGTATTGATCGTACGGGCCCTGGTCCCCGGATTTCCGAGAAAGTGCCTGGATATCTCTGTCGACGTGCAGCACCTGTTCCTGCGGGGACGCCGCCCGATGAAACAGGAGAGTGGCGCCTATCTCAGCCACGAAAGAGCACTCGGAAACTTTGAACGCACCGTGGCGCTACCCGTGCCGGTAGACGCCGACCACACCCACGCCCACCTGGAGAACGGCGTACTGGAACTGACCCTCCCCAAACTCGAACCCGCCCGCCCACTCCGGGTCGAGGTGCATTGA
- the egtD gene encoding L-histidine N(alpha)-methyltransferase, with amino-acid sequence MNTAVSYPRFFDAGPEPMHLREEVVGGLARRPKRLSPKLLYDARGSALFDIICELPEYYPTRTETAILRDNARGIAGLIGEECVLIEPGAGSCHKAELLLCHLPAAAYVPTDICGDHVREAAQRLATRFPRLEVASACADFSQFEVLSSFVPPGRRVVFFPGSTIGNFEPHEAKRFLVNAAGFVGPDGGLLIGVDLKKEPERLDAAYNDIRGITAEFNLNLLTRLNRELQGDFHVNRFHHQAFYDTDKGRVEMHLRSEAAQEVSVAGLRFRFLPGETIHTENSYKYTIQEFHRLAANAGFVPGGVWTDRERLFSVHYLTPRIAGAGPAG; translated from the coding sequence ATGAATACAGCAGTTTCCTACCCCCGTTTTTTCGATGCCGGCCCGGAACCCATGCATCTGCGTGAAGAGGTGGTCGGCGGACTGGCGCGGCGGCCGAAACGGTTGTCGCCAAAACTCCTTTATGATGCTCGCGGGTCCGCCCTGTTCGACATCATCTGCGAGCTGCCGGAGTACTATCCGACACGCACCGAAACGGCAATACTGCGTGACAATGCCAGGGGTATTGCGGGCCTGATTGGTGAAGAGTGTGTGCTCATCGAGCCGGGCGCCGGGAGCTGTCACAAGGCGGAGCTTCTGCTTTGCCACTTGCCGGCTGCGGCTTACGTGCCCACCGACATCTGCGGTGACCATGTACGGGAAGCTGCCCAGCGGCTGGCGACCCGTTTTCCGCGCCTGGAAGTGGCCTCCGCATGTGCTGATTTTTCCCAGTTCGAGGTGCTCTCGAGCTTTGTCCCTCCGGGCCGGCGCGTGGTCTTCTTCCCGGGTTCCACCATTGGTAATTTCGAACCTCACGAGGCGAAGCGCTTCCTCGTCAATGCCGCCGGGTTCGTGGGGCCCGACGGGGGACTGTTGATCGGCGTCGACCTGAAAAAGGAACCCGAGCGGCTGGATGCTGCCTATAACGATATCCGCGGAATTACGGCGGAGTTCAATCTGAATCTGCTTACGCGACTCAACCGTGAACTGCAGGGCGATTTTCATGTCAACCGGTTCCATCACCAGGCTTTTTATGACACGGACAAGGGGCGTGTTGAAATGCACCTGCGCAGTGAGGCCGCCCAAGAGGTCTCGGTCGCGGGTCTTCGGTTTCGTTTTTTACCGGGTGAAACCATTCACACCGAGAATTCCTACAAGTATACGATTCAGGAATTTCATCGCCTCGCTGCGAACGCCGGCTTTGTCCCCGGCGGCGTCTGGACCGACCGTGAACGCCTGTTCAGCGTCCATTATCTTACTCCACGGATTGCAGGTGCGGGGCCGGCGGGTTAA
- a CDS encoding sulfur relay protein DsrC produces MLYLSEILIQNPQIESFDQLLETVEERAKTEMFFRIDVKPPFPDTPENWEDRLEAVFT; encoded by the coding sequence ATGCTCTACCTGAGCGAGATACTGATACAGAATCCGCAGATCGAATCCTTCGATCAGCTGCTGGAGACGGTCGAGGAGCGCGCCAAGACGGAAATGTTCTTCCGCATCGATGTCAAACCGCCGTTTCCGGATACCCCGGAAAACTGGGAAGACCGTCTGGAGGCGGTGTTTACGTAA
- the cas6 gene encoding type I-MYXAN CRISPR-associated protein Cas6/Cmx6: MSIYWREDEEQEEFVVPEDVLDVAFDMRCRALPVDHADALYQAICEALPWFDAVEAAGLHLIHGAESGNGWERPEDSDELLYLSRRTKLTLRLPREQVEEAEALTGQTLRVAGYDMTLGKPTRRPLSTHSALYSRHVVSDPAEDEEAFLQRSVEELKAIGVRFKKILCGKMHVFRTTDGEVITRSLFVADLSREDAVRLQEQGVGPGRKRGFGVFIPHKTVTKK; this comes from the coding sequence ATGAGTATTTACTGGCGCGAAGACGAAGAGCAGGAAGAGTTTGTCGTTCCCGAAGATGTGCTGGATGTCGCTTTCGACATGCGCTGCCGGGCGCTGCCCGTGGACCATGCCGATGCGCTCTACCAGGCGATATGCGAGGCACTTCCCTGGTTCGACGCGGTGGAGGCTGCCGGGCTTCACCTTATCCACGGTGCCGAATCGGGCAATGGCTGGGAGCGCCCCGAAGACAGCGATGAACTCCTGTACCTGTCCCGGCGCACCAAACTGACGCTGCGCCTGCCCAGAGAGCAGGTGGAGGAGGCCGAGGCACTCACTGGCCAGACCCTGAGGGTGGCAGGTTACGACATGACCCTGGGCAAGCCCACGCGGCGGCCGTTGAGCACCCACTCGGCACTCTATTCCCGCCACGTCGTTTCCGACCCGGCCGAGGACGAAGAGGCCTTTCTGCAGCGCAGTGTCGAGGAGCTAAAAGCGATCGGCGTGCGCTTCAAGAAGATACTTTGCGGTAAGATGCACGTTTTCCGGACCACCGATGGAGAGGTGATTACGCGCAGCCTTTTCGTCGCGGACTTGTCCCGGGAGGATGCGGTACGGCTCCAGGAGCAGGGTGTCGGTCCAGGCCGCAAGCGCGGCTTCGGGGTTTTCATTCCCCATAAAACCGTTACTAAAAAGTAG
- a CDS encoding Crp/Fnr family transcriptional regulator, which yields MHNIVGISQELKGIYLFSGLSEEQTETLLEYAAYQELQHGERLFSHGDPSERFFWLRSGLIKLTRLSADGEEKVVELIRAGQVFGEAIAFMERQEYPVNAEAIERSEVVGFESRRFLNLLRTSPDSCFRLLAGLSMRLHSQINEIDRLTLHNATARVIGYLLDQPRDGDRILLGSPKHLLASRLSIQPETLSRIFGRLNRDGLIKVEGQTIYVQDAEELRRFFERQ from the coding sequence ATGCATAATATTGTCGGGATTAGCCAGGAACTGAAGGGTATTTATCTGTTCAGCGGTTTAAGCGAAGAACAGACCGAAACCCTGCTGGAATATGCGGCATATCAGGAGTTGCAGCACGGGGAGAGACTGTTTTCGCACGGGGATCCCTCGGAGCGCTTCTTCTGGCTGCGCAGTGGACTCATCAAGCTGACGCGATTGTCGGCGGACGGTGAGGAGAAGGTTGTTGAACTGATTCGGGCCGGGCAGGTATTCGGTGAGGCGATTGCCTTCATGGAGCGGCAGGAGTATCCCGTCAATGCCGAAGCCATCGAGCGGAGCGAGGTGGTGGGGTTCGAGAGCCGGCGTTTTCTGAATCTATTGCGGACCTCTCCGGATAGCTGCTTTCGGCTGCTGGCCGGGCTCTCCATGCGTCTGCATAGCCAGATCAATGAAATCGATCGGTTGACGCTTCACAATGCCACGGCACGGGTCATCGGTTACCTTCTCGATCAGCCGCGCGACGGTGACCGCATATTGCTTGGCTCACCCAAACACCTGCTCGCCTCGCGTCTCTCCATTCAGCCGGAGACCTTGTCGCGGATCTTCGGTCGTCTGAACCGTGACGGACTGATAAAGGTGGAGGGACAGACCATCTATGTCCAGGATGCCGAAGAGCTAAGGCGCTTTTTCGAGCGGCAATAA
- the tusD gene encoding sulfurtransferase complex subunit TusD, producing MKFTVQVNEGPYQHQASDSAYLFTKAALEKGHEIYRVFFYHDGVNNGTRLTTPPQDDRNIVNRWSELAEQHNLDLVICVAAAQRRGIADADEAKRNGKDADNIAPGFRISGLGQLIEGGIQSDRLVVFGD from the coding sequence ATGAAGTTCACGGTACAAGTCAACGAAGGACCCTATCAGCACCAGGCGTCCGACAGCGCGTACCTGTTCACAAAGGCTGCTCTGGAGAAGGGACACGAGATCTATCGTGTCTTCTTCTACCACGACGGCGTGAACAACGGCACTCGTCTGACAACGCCTCCGCAGGATGATCGGAACATCGTCAATCGTTGGAGTGAACTTGCCGAACAGCACAACCTCGATCTGGTTATCTGCGTTGCCGCGGCCCAGCGCCGCGGCATCGCCGACGCCGACGAGGCGAAACGCAACGGCAAAGACGCTGACAACATCGCCCCGGGCTTCCGCATTTCGGGCCTGGGCCAGCTCATCGAAGGCGGCATCCAGTCCGATCGGCTGGTCGTGTTTGGTGACTAA
- the egtB gene encoding ergothioneine biosynthesis protein EgtB: protein MPRTEGLHVADDKREQLIDQYRGTRDVSEKLCDPLAIEDYVVQTIPEASPPKWHLAHVTWFFETFLLKVFVPRYRPFHPLFEFLFNSYYNSVGAQWPRSRRGELSRPTVEEVYAYRACVDEAIVSLVNTATVADWAEIAWRLQLGINHEQQHQELLLTDLKQNLSLNPLYPAYREDLPAPSGRQAPALSWLHFEPAEPLIGHSGDVFAFDNETPRHRVLLQGFRLASRPVTNGEFQAFIEEGGYSEPSLWLSDGWSVLRAHDWDAPLHWRQIDGQWFEYTLAGLRPLNADEPVSHVSYFEADAYATWAGKRLPSEQEWEHAARGRRVDGNFRERGRFHPEPAEEGRKKPLQLFGDVWEWTRSPYGPYPGYRRGEGAFGEYNGKFMCNQMVARGGSCVTPRDHFRASYRNFFYPHDRWQFLGIRLAEDA from the coding sequence ATGCCCCGAACCGAGGGATTACACGTGGCCGATGACAAGAGGGAGCAGCTCATCGACCAGTACCGTGGGACTCGTGACGTCAGCGAAAAGCTCTGCGACCCGCTGGCGATCGAAGATTATGTGGTGCAGACCATCCCCGAGGCGAGTCCGCCCAAGTGGCATCTGGCCCATGTGACGTGGTTTTTCGAAACCTTCCTGCTGAAGGTGTTCGTGCCCCGTTACCGCCCATTCCACCCGCTTTTCGAGTTTCTGTTCAATTCCTATTACAACAGTGTCGGTGCCCAGTGGCCGCGCTCTCGCCGGGGAGAATTGTCCCGGCCGACGGTCGAGGAGGTCTACGCTTATCGTGCCTGTGTCGACGAGGCGATCGTCTCGCTGGTGAATACTGCTACAGTCGCCGATTGGGCCGAAATCGCCTGGCGCCTGCAGCTGGGGATAAACCATGAACAGCAACACCAGGAGCTCCTGCTCACCGATTTGAAGCAGAATCTTTCACTCAATCCCCTCTATCCCGCCTACCGGGAGGATCTGCCCGCGCCCTCCGGGCGGCAGGCTCCGGCCCTCTCCTGGTTGCACTTCGAACCTGCGGAACCCTTGATCGGGCACAGCGGTGACGTTTTTGCCTTTGACAACGAAACACCGCGCCACCGGGTCTTGCTGCAGGGCTTCCGGCTGGCCTCCCGGCCGGTCACTAACGGAGAATTCCAGGCCTTTATCGAAGAGGGCGGTTATTCCGAGCCTTCCCTGTGGCTCTCCGATGGCTGGAGTGTGCTTCGGGCACATGACTGGGACGCTCCGCTGCACTGGCGGCAGATAGACGGGCAGTGGTTCGAATACACCCTGGCCGGGTTACGGCCCCTGAATGCCGATGAACCGGTATCGCACGTCAGTTATTTCGAAGCCGATGCCTATGCCACCTGGGCCGGTAAGCGGCTGCCGAGTGAACAGGAGTGGGAACATGCGGCCCGTGGCCGGAGAGTCGATGGAAATTTTCGTGAACGGGGCAGGTTTCATCCGGAGCCGGCGGAGGAGGGCCGGAAAAAGCCGTTACAGCTCTTTGGCGATGTATGGGAGTGGACCCGCAGTCCCTATGGCCCTTATCCGGGCTACCGGCGGGGCGAGGGCGCATTCGGTGAATATAACGGCAAGTTCATGTGCAATCAGATGGTAGCGCGGGGCGGCTCCTGCGTGACGCCCCGGGATCATTTCAGGGCGAGCTACCGAAACTTCTTCTATCCCCATGACCGTTGGCAGTTTCTCGGGATACGTTTGGCGGAGGATGCATGA
- the dsrB gene encoding dissimilatory-type sulfite reductase subunit beta — protein sequence MNAPRMPIESGVPDPFPYMHPTLKANYGQWAWHDRPRPGVLHHVAKGGDQVWTVRAGTQRQMDVHTIRKLMDIADEFADGYVRFTIRSNIEYMVSDESRVNPLIEKLESEGFPIGGTGNSISMISHTQGFLHCDIPGTDASGAVKALMDELHHDFTHEEMPNRVRMTTSCCQINCGGQGDIAINIQHTKPPKINHDLVANVCERPSVVARCPVAAIRPAMVNGKPSLEVDEKKCVACGACFPPCPPMQINDPEHSKLAIWVGGKNSNARSKPTFHKLVAAGLPNNPPRWPEVAEVVKNILKAYKEDAKDYERMGEWAERIGWPRFFEKTGLPFTKYHIDNWRGGRVNLNASAHIRF from the coding sequence ATGAACGCACCTCGCATGCCCATTGAGAGTGGTGTACCGGATCCGTTTCCGTACATGCACCCGACCCTGAAGGCCAACTACGGCCAGTGGGCCTGGCACGACCGCCCGCGTCCGGGTGTTCTGCACCACGTCGCCAAAGGCGGCGACCAGGTCTGGACCGTTCGCGCTGGTACCCAGCGTCAGATGGATGTTCATACCATCCGTAAGCTGATGGACATCGCCGACGAGTTCGCCGACGGCTACGTCCGCTTCACCATTCGCTCCAACATCGAATATATGGTGTCTGACGAGTCCAGGGTGAACCCCCTGATCGAGAAGCTGGAGTCTGAAGGCTTCCCCATCGGTGGCACCGGCAACTCCATTTCGATGATTTCCCACACCCAGGGCTTCCTGCACTGCGACATCCCGGGCACCGACGCCTCGGGTGCTGTCAAGGCCCTGATGGATGAACTTCATCACGATTTCACCCACGAGGAAATGCCGAACCGCGTGCGCATGACCACCTCCTGCTGCCAGATCAACTGCGGCGGCCAGGGTGACATCGCCATCAACATCCAGCACACCAAGCCGCCCAAGATCAACCATGACCTGGTGGCCAACGTGTGTGAGCGCCCATCGGTTGTGGCTCGTTGCCCGGTTGCGGCTATTCGCCCGGCCATGGTCAACGGCAAGCCGTCTCTCGAGGTCGACGAGAAGAAGTGTGTCGCCTGCGGCGCCTGCTTCCCGCCCTGCCCGCCGATGCAGATCAACGATCCGGAGCACTCCAAGCTGGCCATCTGGGTCGGTGGCAAGAACTCCAACGCCCGTAGCAAGCCGACCTTCCACAAGCTGGTCGCTGCCGGCCTGCCGAACAATCCGCCGCGCTGGCCTGAAGTTGCCGAGGTCGTGAAGAACATCCTCAAGGCTTACAAGGAAGACGCGAAAGATTACGAGCGCATGGGCGAGTGGGCAGAGCGTATCGGTTGGCCCCGTTTCTTCGAGAAGACCGGCCTGCCGTTCACCAAGTACCACATCGACAACTGGCGCGGTGGTCGCGTTAACCTGAACGCGTCTGCTCACATCCGCTTCTAA
- the pabB gene encoding aminodeoxychorismate synthase component I, whose translation MAIPAPYLCSELPYRADSGELFGAVADRAWSMLLDSAGCGRFDILVADPFLTLTTEGRSTTITPREGASKTVEGNPLALVRRYLGPQMRPLPDGIPFAGGALGYFAYDLACYLEDSPDRERPAAALPEMAIGLYDWALVVDHRQQKTRLVSSCRDPHTRATWAEWVKTFEVPAIPRMRRFQTLGTPESNLTREAYLERLARIQRYLVEGDCYQVNFAQTFSASVSGDLWAAYRQLRHINSAPFAAYLNTPSGQVLSASPERFLQVRAGSVETRPIKGTRPRHEEAGRDRQLAAELGESPKDRAENVMIVDLLRNDLGKSCATGSIRVPELFKVESFASVHHLVSSVTGRLAPEKDALDLLEGCFPGGSITGAPKRRAMEIIEELEPEPRGLYCGSIGYIGFDGAMDTNIAIRTLVHSDGEIRFAAGGGIVMDSDPEAEYQESFDKAARLLALLEAFITIDTNGG comes from the coding sequence TTGGCCATCCCGGCCCCATACCTTTGTAGCGAGCTGCCTTACCGGGCGGACAGTGGCGAACTGTTCGGGGCGGTAGCAGACCGTGCCTGGTCGATGCTGCTGGACAGTGCCGGCTGTGGACGTTTCGATATCCTTGTCGCCGACCCCTTTCTGACCCTGACTACAGAAGGGAGAAGTACCACGATAACGCCTCGCGAGGGTGCGTCAAAGACGGTCGAAGGAAACCCGTTGGCGCTGGTGCGGCGCTATCTGGGCCCGCAGATGCGGCCGCTGCCTGACGGGATTCCGTTTGCCGGCGGCGCCCTGGGCTACTTCGCCTACGATCTGGCCTGTTATCTGGAGGATTCGCCCGATCGGGAGCGCCCGGCCGCGGCCCTCCCCGAAATGGCGATTGGTCTCTACGACTGGGCGCTTGTGGTCGATCACCGGCAGCAAAAGACGCGCCTGGTCTCCTCCTGCCGCGACCCACATACTCGTGCCACCTGGGCAGAGTGGGTGAAGACCTTCGAGGTGCCGGCTATCCCGCGGATGCGCCGCTTCCAGACCCTCGGCACACCGGAATCCAATCTGACACGGGAAGCGTATCTTGAACGCCTGGCGCGCATTCAGCGTTACCTGGTGGAGGGCGACTGCTACCAGGTGAACTTTGCCCAGACCTTTTCCGCATCTGTCTCCGGTGATCTCTGGGCGGCCTATCGCCAGCTTCGGCACATCAATTCTGCCCCATTTGCCGCCTATCTCAACACGCCCTCCGGGCAGGTACTGAGTGCCTCACCAGAGCGGTTTCTCCAAGTGCGGGCGGGAAGTGTGGAGACGCGTCCGATAAAGGGTACGCGGCCCCGTCACGAGGAAGCGGGACGGGACCGCCAACTGGCGGCGGAGCTGGGGGAAAGTCCGAAAGATCGCGCGGAGAACGTGATGATCGTCGATCTGCTTCGTAATGACCTTGGCAAAAGCTGTGCAACGGGGAGTATTCGCGTTCCGGAACTGTTTAAAGTCGAATCATTCGCTTCGGTGCACCATCTGGTTTCCAGCGTAACCGGCCGACTTGCCCCGGAGAAGGACGCCCTCGATCTGCTGGAAGGGTGTTTCCCGGGAGGCTCCATCACCGGAGCGCCCAAACGACGCGCGATGGAGATCATCGAAGAGCTGGAACCCGAACCACGCGGCCTCTACTGCGGAAGCATCGGTTACATCGGTTTTGACGGTGCGATGGATACCAATATTGCCATCCGCACCCTGGTGCACTCCGACGGAGAGATCCGCTTCGCCGCCGGCGGCGGCATCGTGATGGATTCCGATCCCGAAGCGGAATACCAGGAGAGCTTCGACAAGGCAGCGCGCCTGCTTGCACTGCTGGAGGCTTTCATAACTATCGACACGAACGGCGGTTAA
- the tusC gene encoding sulfurtransferase complex subunit TusC, with translation MSEEMMGGEVKKFLYMNRKAPYGTVYALESLEVVLIGAAFEQDVTLVFLDDGVYQLTKGQDNSDSEMKNFSPTYRALEMYDVEKLYVGKESLEMRGLTEEDLLVDVEVKTADEIRDLMEEMDVVLSF, from the coding sequence ATGAGTGAAGAAATGATGGGGGGAGAGGTAAAGAAGTTCCTGTACATGAACCGCAAGGCTCCGTACGGAACGGTTTACGCCCTCGAATCCCTGGAAGTGGTTCTGATCGGTGCCGCTTTCGAGCAGGACGTCACCCTGGTATTCCTGGATGACGGTGTTTACCAGCTCACCAAAGGTCAGGACAACAGCGATTCGGAAATGAAGAACTTCTCTCCGACCTATCGCGCTCTGGAGATGTACGACGTGGAAAAGCTCTATGTCGGCAAAGAATCTCTGGAAATGCGTGGTCTGACCGAAGAAGACCTGTTGGTGGATGTCGAGGTGAAAACCGCCGACGAGATCCGCGACCTGATGGAAGAGATGGACGTCGTCCTTAGCTTCTAA